In a single window of the Raphanus sativus cultivar WK10039 chromosome 9, ASM80110v3, whole genome shotgun sequence genome:
- the LOC130500121 gene encoding LOW QUALITY PROTEIN: uncharacterized protein LOC130500121 (The sequence of the model RefSeq protein was modified relative to this genomic sequence to represent the inferred CDS: substituted 1 base at 1 genomic stop codon) translates to MSKCGSKSKCEPSSRSESVQPVSPSTEIGTADQSPSTAEDHHRDPDVETSPELEDQPQTTAHAPSRASTRRRTSARASHAPPPVAAMPPKRGAKRTRTVRARVDAREVVDEQGTAAGVQAEGVPPVAPPIDQAALMQMVQAAATQAAQAAIQQVTQEAARVAAQEAARVAAQEVARQLAAAQVPPQQIPAVQIPQVPAQQIPAVQIPQDPAQQIPAARFLSMMKNMGMEHFVGTVDPTATYDWKLSLKRKLENIDYFIEEFDKKYFPKQAMDRKKRDFEHVSQGDLSIKQYEVKFNQLRRFVGSGIPEDELIRKFLDGMRLEIRNRCNVVTYYRLGDLVEKAAEQEAGWIEEQKLLKSAQPKPGRTTESQRKTGDQSEAPYCSRCRRHHNGHCTKCFTCGRLGHTMKFCRVRPADASQVRQNTAPAAPAAPAAAVVAPGACFNCGKQGHFARDCTTEPAAKRQAITPRVYALGGTDGAEPTAGSVSVGSEIAHTLFDTGASHSFVSSRLVKSWSFQGVFDPKKKNIITAGAESLGTLGIHREVPVVLGGVKFIGDLSEMELDYYDVILGMDWLSRHRVVVDCPRARVLIPREEGNITFQCIQVQRGVSIVSMMRAEDLLERGAEGFLATISVVKDDGHLELQDIPVVAGFQDVFEALKGPPPARDDVLTIELEPGTAPVSRAPYRLAPAEMAELKKQLEELLEKGFIRPSTSPWGAPVLFVKKKDGSFRLCIDYRGLNKVTIKNKYPLPRIDELLDQLQGASWFSKIDLASGYHQIAIADGDVRKTAFRTRYGHYEFVVMPFGLTNAPAAFMKLMNDVFHEYLDKFVIVFIDDILIYSRSREEHAEHLRIVLEKLREHHLFAKMSKCSFWQRKIGFLGHVVSEEGVAVDQEKITAISEWPTPKSATEIRSFLGLAGYYRKYVMGFASIAKPMTELTGKDVKLVWTDECSHSFTELKRRLTNALVLVLPRPGIPYEVFTDASGTGLGCVLMQEGHVIAYASRQLRPHEVNYPTHDLELAAVVFALKIWRSYLYGEKVKILTDHQSLKNIFTQADLNLRQRRWMELLADYDLDITFHPGKANQVADALSRRKIDVSGTKEVQELTATLATLRVCAVTAEGETSGLDALENADLLWRIRKVQDNDKVLVKQIEIESIGYHTAMSGMYMYRNRVCVPDDKLLRKEILQQAHHSKFAIHPGNTKMYRDLKRYYHWPGMKKDVATFVSQCQTSQMVKAEHQVPSGLLQNLPLPEWKWDMVTMDFVSGLPITTGGKNAVWVIVDRLTKSAHFLPIKKTYGATQLAHIYIDEIVRLHGVPVSIVSDRDPKFSSTFWGAFQNALGTKVHMSTAYHPQTDGQSERTIQTLEDMLRACVLDWEGSWGKYLPLVEFAYNNIYHSSIEMAPYEALYGRPCRTPLCWTEVGERRDLEPAMVQETVEQVEMLKTRLKEAHDRXKSYADKRRKDLEFQVGDLVYLKMRTFQGGSKTRKLKKLKPRYMGPYPILERIGAVAYKLQLSAELSDFHDVFHVSVLRKVVREPELILPQPPRDLGKNLSAPCQPVEIVERQVKAVQGMMTSLVKVRWERDGIQEETWEIEAHMRIDYPELFQDGIGQSVQEPNSGSNSFVVGENYNDPFPSPVNLAQRDPDPSQETLECESSSRSESVQPVSPSTEIGTADQSPSTAEDHHRDPHVETSPELEDQPQTTAHAPSRASTRRRTSARASHAPPPVAAVRRSLRRR, encoded by the exons ATGTCcaagtgcggatcaaaatcta AGTGTGAGCCGTCGAGCAGATCTGAGTCCGTACAGCCAGTGTCACCGTCGACCGAGATCGGAACCGCCGACCAGTCGCCATCAACCGCCGAAG ACCACCATCGTGATCCTGACGTCGAGACGAGTCCAGAGCTAGAAGACCAGCCGCAGACCACCGCGCACGCGCCCTCACGCGCCTCCACGCGCCGCCGCACCTCCGCGCGTGCATCTCACGCGCCGCCACCTGTCGCCGCT ATGCCGCCAAAGAGAGGAGCTAAGCGTACTCGCACCGTCAGAGCAAGAGTTGATGCTCGTGAAGTTGTGGATGAGCAAGGTACTGCAGCGGGTGTCCAGGCAGAAGGTGTGCCGCCAGTAGCCCCACCGATTGATCAGGCTGCACTCATGCAGATGGTCCAGGCAGCAGCTACGCAAGCTGCTCAGGCTGCCATTCAGCAGGTTACCCAGGAAGCAGCTCGGGTTGCTGCACAGGAAGCTGCTCGAGTAGCTGCACAGGAAGTTGCTCGCCAGTTGGCTGCCGCTCAGGTTCCACCACAGCAGATTCCAGCAGTGCAGATTCCTCAGGTCCCAGCACAGCAGATTCCAGCAGTGCAGATTCCTCAGGATCCAGCGCAGCAGATTCCAGCAGCGAGATTCCTCAG TATGATGAAGAACATGGGTATGGAGCATTTTGTAGGAACAGTGGATCCCACAGCCACTTATGATTGGAAGCTGAGTCTGAAACGGAAGCTGGAGAATATTGACT ATTTTATCGAGGAGTTTGATAAGAAGTACTTTCCGAAACAAGCTATGGATAGAAAGAAGAGGGACTTCGAGCATGTGAGCCAGGGTGACTTGTCGATCAAGCAGTATGAGGTTAAGTTCAACCAGCTTCGCAGATTTGTTGGAAGTGGTATTCCTGAAGATGAGTTGATCAGGAAGTTTTTGGATGGGATGCGTTTGGAGATTCGCAACAGGTGCAATGTCGTCACTTACTACAGATTGGGAGACTTGGTGGAGAAAGCAGCTGAACAGGAAGCAGGTTGGATAGAGGAGCAGAAACTTCTCAAATCTGCTCAGCCTAAGCCTGGGAGGACTACGGAGTCTCAGAGGAAGACCGGAGACCAGTCAGAGGCACCGTATTGTTCTCGATGTCGTCGTCACCATAATGGACACTGTACCAAGTGTTTTACTTGTGGACGGTTGGGGCACACCATGAAGTTTTGTCGGGTGAGGCCAGCAGATGCATCTCAAGTTAGGCAGAATACAGCACCAGCAGCACCAGCAGCACCAGCAGCTGCAGTAGTCGCACCAGGAGCTTGCTTCAATTGTGGCAAGCAAGGCCATTTCGCCAGAGATTGCACGACAGAGCCTGCCGCAAAGCGTCAAGCCATCACTCCACGAGTGTATGCTTTAGGAGGAACTGATGGAGCTGAGCCGACAGCTG GATCGGTTTCTGTTGGAAGTGAGATAGCTCACACTCTTTTCGACACGGGAGCTTCCCATAGCTTCGTGAGTTCGCGGCTAGTCAAGTCTTGGTCCTTTCAAGGTGTCTTTGacccaaagaagaagaatattaTAACAGCTGGCGCAGAGAGTTTAGGAACCCTTGGTATCCATCGAGAGGTACCAGTTGTACTAGGAGGAGTGAAGTTCATCGGAGACTTATCAGAGATGGAGCTAGATTACTACGATGTTATACTTGGGATGGATTGGCTGTCGCGGCATCGAGTGGTGGTAGATTGTCCAAGGGCAAGAGTTCTTATCCCTAGAGAGGAAGGGAATATCACATTCCAGTGCATCCAAGTTCAGCGGGGAGTTTCTATTGTTTCCATGATGCGTGCTGAGGACTTGTTGGAGAGAGGAGCAGAGGGATTTCTAGCAACTATCTCGGTGGTTAAAGATGATGGACATTTAGAGTTGCAAGACATACCTGTGGTTGCAGGGTTTCAAGATGTATTTGAGGCATTAAAAGGGCCACCACCAGCCAGAGATGATGTCCTCACCATTGAGTTGGAACCAGGGACAGCACCAGTTTCACGGGCTCCGTACCGATTAGCACCAGCAGAGATGGCTGAATTGAAAAAGCAGTTGGAGGAGTTATTGGAGAAAGGTTTCATCAGACCTAGTACTTCCccttggggagcaccagtaTTGTTTGTCAAGAAGAAAGATGGGAGTTTCAGGCTTTGTATTGACTACAGAGGGTTGAACAAGGTGACCATCAAGAATAAGTATCCACTTCCGCGAATCGATGAGTTGTTGGATCAGTTGCAGGGAGCTTCATGGTTTTCTAAGATAGACTTGGCATCAGGTTACCACCAGATTGCGATAGCAGATGGAGATGTACGGAAGACGGCTTTTCGGACACGTTATGGTCATTACGAGTTtgtggtgatgccatttgggctgACAAACGCACCTGCAGCGTTCATGAAGTTGATGAATGATGTTTTCCACGAGTACTTGGATAAGTTTGTGATTGTCTTCATCGATGATATTCTGATTTATTCTCGGAGCAGAGAAGAGCATGCTGAACATTTGCGGATTGTTTTGGAGAAGCTGAGAGAACATCACTTGTTTGCTAAAATGAGTAAATGTAGCTTCTGGCAGAGGAAGATTGGATTTTTGGGCCATGTAGTTTCTGAGGAAGGAGTTGCTGTTGACCAAGAGAAGATTACTGCAATTTCAGAGTGGCCGACACCTAAAAGTGCTACAGAGATCCGCAGCTTTTTGGGTCTAGCAGGTTATTACAGGAAGTACGTCATGGGTTTTGCCAGTATCGCTAAGCCGATGACAGAGTTGACAGGCAAGGATGTTAAGCTTGTTTGGACTGATGAGTGTTCACATAGCTTCACGGAGCTAAAGCGACGACTGACAAATGCACTAGTTCTGGTACTGCCGAGACCAGGAATACCATATGAGGTTTTTACAGATGCGTCAGGTACTGGCTTGGGTTGTGTATTGATGCAAGAGGGTCATGTTATTGCTTATGCATCACGCCAGTTGAGACCTCACGAGGTTAATTACCCTACTCACGACCTGGAGTTAGCAGCAGTTGTGTTTGCACTAAAAATTTGGAGGTCATATCTGTATGGAGAGAAGGTTAAGATCCTTACAGACCACCAGAGTTTGAAGAATATTTTTACTCAGGCAGATCTAAACTTGAGGCAGCGAAGATGGATGGAGTTGTTAGCAGATTACGACCTGGATATTACTTTCCATCCTGGTAAAGCCAACCAGGTGGCAGATGCCTTGAGTAGACGCAAGATTGATGTGTCAGGAACCAAAGAGGTTCAAGAGCTGACGGCGACACTTGCCACTCTCAGAGTGTGCGCAGTTACTGCAGAGGGAGAGACATCTGGTCTTGATGCCTTGGAGAATGCAGATTTATTATGGAGGATACGCAAGGTTCAGGATAATGACAAGGTTTTGGTTAAGCAGATTGAGATTGAAAGTATCGGTTATCATACAGCTATGAGCGGGATGTACATGTACCGAAACCGAGTTTGTGTGCCTGATGATAAGTTGTTAAGAAAGGAAATCTTACAGCAAGCACACCACTCAAAATTTGCTATCCATCCGGGCAACACTAAGATGTACAGAGATCTGAAACGCTATTACCATTGGCCTGGTATGAAGAAAGATGTTGCTACATTTGTATCGCAGTGTCAGACGTCTCAGATGGTTAAGGCTGAGCATCAAGTGCCTAGCGGATTGTTGCAAAACCTACCATTGCCAGAATGGAAATGGGACATGGTGaccatggattttgtttctGGACTACCGATAACCACGGGTGGGAAGAATGCTGTTTGGGTGATTGTAGACAGACTCACCAAGTCTGCTCATTTTCTGCCGATTAAGAAGACATATGGAGCTACGCAGTTGGCACATATATACATCGATGAGATTGTGAGGTTGCATGGAGTTCCTGTTAGTATTGTTTCTGATCGAGATCCAAAGTTCTCATCCACTTTTTGGGGAGCCTTTCAGAATGCACTTGGGACGAAAGTCCATATGAGTACAGCCTATCACCCTCAGACAGACGGACAGTCGGAGAGGACTATTCAGACATTGGAGGATATGCTTAGAGCTTGCGTCCTAGATTGGGAGGGTAGCTGGGGAAAGTATCTACCTCTAGTTGAGTTTGCCTACAACAACATTTATCATTCGAGCATTGAGATGGCACCGTATGAGGCACTTTATGGTAGGCCTTGTCGTACACCACTTTGTTGGACAGAAGTGGGGGAGAGACGGGACTTAGAACCAGCAATGGTTCAGGAGACAGTAGAGCAAGTGGAGATGCTCAAGACTCGACTTAAGGAAGCTCATGACCGTTAGAAGAGTTATGCAGACAAGCGCCGTAAGGATTTGGAGTTTCAGGTGGGCGACTTAGTATACCTGAAAATGAGGACATTTCAGGGAGGATCTAAGACTCGAAAGCTAAAGAAGCTTAAACCAAGATATATGGGACCGTACCCTATTTTGGAGCGGATTGGAGCAGTGGCTTATAAATTGCAGTTATCAGCAGAGTTATCAGACTTTCATGATGTGTTCCACGTGTCTGTTTTGAGGAAAGTTGTGAGAGAGCCAGAGCTTATTTTGCCTCAGCCGCCGAGAGATCTTGGTAAAAATTTGTCTGCACCTTGTCAGCCAGTTGAGATTGTTGAGCGTCAAGTGAAAGCTGTTCAAGGAATGATGACCAGTTTGGTCAAAGTCCGTTGGGAAAGAGACGGGATTCAGGAGGAGACCTGGGAGATCGAGGCTCATATGAGGATTGATTATCCGGAGCTTTTTCAGGATGGTATTGGACAGTCGGTTCAAGAGCCGAATTCGGGGTCGAATTCTTTTGTAGTGGGGGAGAATTATAACGACCCATTTCCCAGCCCGGTAAATTTGGCCCAGCGAGACCCAGACCCATCGCAGGAAACCCTAG AGTGTGAGTCGTCGAGCAGATCTGAGTCCGTACAGCCAGTGTCACCGTCGACCGAGATCGGAACCGCCGACCAGTCGCCATCAACCGCCGAAG ACCACCATCGTGATCCTCACGTCGAGACGAGTCCGGAGCTAGAAGACCAGCCGCAGACCACCGCGCACGCGCCCTCACGCGCCTCCACGCGCCGCCGCACCTCCGCGCGTGCATCTCACGCGCCGCCACCTGTCGCCGCTGTTCGCCGGAGTCTTCGTCGCCGGTGA
- the LOC108814310 gene encoding L-ascorbate peroxidase S, chloroplastic/mitochondrial isoform X2 has translation MAERLSLTLNNNTMASSFRTQISASRLLRFSSSGSKLSFPSSSLSFTRSLVSSPLLSQRSQATLVNRSFSSAATSQCTAATDPEQLKSAREDIKKLLNTKFCHPILVRLGWHDAGTYNKNISEWPQRGGANGSLRYEIELKHAANAGLVNALNLIQHIKDMYSGISYADLFQLASATAIEEAGGPKIPMKYGRVDTSGPHECPEEGRLPDAGPPSPANHLREVFYRMGLDDKDIVALSGAHTLGRSRPERSGWGKPETKYTKEGPGAPGGQSWTPEWLKFDNSYFTEIKEKRDEDLLVLPTDAAIFEDPSFKVYAEKYAADQDAFFKDYAESHAKLSNLGAKFNPPEGIII, from the exons ATGGCAGAGCGCCTGTCTCTCACACTCAACAACAACACCATGGCTTCCTCTTTTCGAACTCAAATCTCCGCTTCTCGTCTCCTCCGCTTCTCCTCCTCCGGATCTAAACTCTCTTTCCCCTCGTCATCTCTCTCCTTCACCAGATCTCTCGTCTCTTCTCCGCTTCTCTCTCAG AGAAGTCAAGCTACGTTGGTGAATCGGAGCTTCAGCTCGGCTGCAACCAGCCAATGTACGGCAGCTACGGATCCTGAACAGTTGAAGAGTGCTAGAGAAGACATCAAAAAGCTCCTCAACACCAAGTTTTGCCATCCAATCTTG GTTCGTTTGGGGTGGCATGATGCTGGTACCTACAACAAGAACATATCGGAGTGGCCTCAGAGAGGTGGAGCTAATGGCAGTCTCAGATACGAGATTGAGCTTAAGCATGCTGCTAATGctg GTCTTGTAAATGCTTTAAACCTTATTCAGCACATCAAAGACATGTACTCTGGGATCTCGTACGCTGACCTTTTCCAACTGGCCAGTGCTACTGCTATAGAG GAAGCTGGAGGACCTAAAATACCCATGAAATATGGAAGAGTTGATACCTCTGGTCCTCATGAATGTCCTGAAGAAGGAAGGCTTCCTG ACGCTGGTCCTCCTTCACCCGCTAATCATCTCAGAGAAGTCTTCTACAGAATGGGTTTAGATGATAAG GACATAGTTGCATTATCTGGTGCACACACCTTAGGAAGATCCAGGCCAGAACGTAGTGGTTGGGGGAAGCCAGAAACGAAGTACACG AAAGAAGGACCGGGAGCACCAGGAGGACAGTCATGGACACCAGAGTGGTTGAAGTTTGACAATTCTTACTTCACA GAAATCAAGGAAAAGAGAGATGAAGATCTCCTTGTCCTGCCCACTGATGCTGCCATCTTTGAAGATCCTTCTTTCAAG GTGTATGCTGAGAAGTATGCTGCAGATCAAGATGCTTTCTTCAAGGATTATGCTGAATCCCATGCGAAACTGAGCAATCTTGGAGCAAAATTTAACCCTCCTGAG GGTATCATTATCTAG
- the LOC108814310 gene encoding L-ascorbate peroxidase S, chloroplastic/mitochondrial isoform X1: MAERLSLTLNNNTMASSFRTQISASRLLRFSSSGSKLSFPSSSLSFTRSLVSSPLLSQKRSQATLVNRSFSSAATSQCTAATDPEQLKSAREDIKKLLNTKFCHPILVRLGWHDAGTYNKNISEWPQRGGANGSLRYEIELKHAANAGLVNALNLIQHIKDMYSGISYADLFQLASATAIEEAGGPKIPMKYGRVDTSGPHECPEEGRLPDAGPPSPANHLREVFYRMGLDDKDIVALSGAHTLGRSRPERSGWGKPETKYTKEGPGAPGGQSWTPEWLKFDNSYFTEIKEKRDEDLLVLPTDAAIFEDPSFKVYAEKYAADQDAFFKDYAESHAKLSNLGAKFNPPEGIII; encoded by the exons ATGGCAGAGCGCCTGTCTCTCACACTCAACAACAACACCATGGCTTCCTCTTTTCGAACTCAAATCTCCGCTTCTCGTCTCCTCCGCTTCTCCTCCTCCGGATCTAAACTCTCTTTCCCCTCGTCATCTCTCTCCTTCACCAGATCTCTCGTCTCTTCTCCGCTTCTCTCTCAG AAGAGAAGTCAAGCTACGTTGGTGAATCGGAGCTTCAGCTCGGCTGCAACCAGCCAATGTACGGCAGCTACGGATCCTGAACAGTTGAAGAGTGCTAGAGAAGACATCAAAAAGCTCCTCAACACCAAGTTTTGCCATCCAATCTTG GTTCGTTTGGGGTGGCATGATGCTGGTACCTACAACAAGAACATATCGGAGTGGCCTCAGAGAGGTGGAGCTAATGGCAGTCTCAGATACGAGATTGAGCTTAAGCATGCTGCTAATGctg GTCTTGTAAATGCTTTAAACCTTATTCAGCACATCAAAGACATGTACTCTGGGATCTCGTACGCTGACCTTTTCCAACTGGCCAGTGCTACTGCTATAGAG GAAGCTGGAGGACCTAAAATACCCATGAAATATGGAAGAGTTGATACCTCTGGTCCTCATGAATGTCCTGAAGAAGGAAGGCTTCCTG ACGCTGGTCCTCCTTCACCCGCTAATCATCTCAGAGAAGTCTTCTACAGAATGGGTTTAGATGATAAG GACATAGTTGCATTATCTGGTGCACACACCTTAGGAAGATCCAGGCCAGAACGTAGTGGTTGGGGGAAGCCAGAAACGAAGTACACG AAAGAAGGACCGGGAGCACCAGGAGGACAGTCATGGACACCAGAGTGGTTGAAGTTTGACAATTCTTACTTCACA GAAATCAAGGAAAAGAGAGATGAAGATCTCCTTGTCCTGCCCACTGATGCTGCCATCTTTGAAGATCCTTCTTTCAAG GTGTATGCTGAGAAGTATGCTGCAGATCAAGATGCTTTCTTCAAGGATTATGCTGAATCCCATGCGAAACTGAGCAATCTTGGAGCAAAATTTAACCCTCCTGAG GGTATCATTATCTAG
- the LOC108814475 gene encoding uncharacterized protein LOC108814475 codes for MGRVNADGVHYRSGEGPHALKNIKKTISKENQEKRHRKAQRGNAWKGVTCPVCLEIPHNSVVLLCSSYHKGCRPYMCATGNRFSNCLDQYKKAYAKDVKSSNSPELMCPLCRGQVKGWTVVKDARKYLNSKKRACMKDNCLFSGSYRQLKKHVKAVHPRAKPRAIDPVMEEKWKKLEVERERSDVISTVMSSTPGAMVFGDYVIEPYNDDYDDDLESDDSMEGGFFDLGSLAFDMRRLQPRSAPAISSRGLRSYLMSNRRHRSRDGNRRRQTQD; via the coding sequence ATGGGGAGAGTTAATGCAGATGGAGTCCATTATCGCTCTGGAGAAGGCCCGCACGCTCTCAAGAATATTAAAAAGACTATTAGCAAAGAAAACCAAGAGAAGCGACATAGGAAGGCTCAGAGAGGAAATGCTTGGAAGGGTGTCACATGCCCTGTCTGTCTTGAGATCCCTCACAATTCGGTCGTCCTCCTTTGCTCATCTTACCACAAAGGTTGCCGTCCCTACATGTGTGCCACAGGGAACCGGTTCTCGAATTGTCTTGATCAGTACAAAAAGGCATATGCGAAAGATGTGAAAAGCAGCAATTCGCCAGAGCTTATGTGCCCGCTCTGTAGGGGTCAGGTGAAAGGTTGGACTGTTGTGAAAGATGCGCGGAAGTATCTGAACTCAAAGAAAAGGGCATGCATGAAAGACAACTGTTTGTTTTCTGGAAGCTATAGACAGCTCAAGAAACATGTTAAGGCAGTTCACCCGAGAGCTAAACCAAGAGCCATCGACCCTGTGATGGAGGAGAAATGGAAGAAGCTTGAAGTTGAGAGGGAGAGGAGCGATGTAATTAGCACAGTAATGTCGTCTACACCCGGAGCTATGGTTTTTGGAGACTATGTGATCGAGCCTTACAACGATGACTATGATGATGACCTTGAGTCTGATGATTCGATGGAAGGTGGTTTCTTCGATCTGGGATCGCTAGCATTTGACATGAGACGTCTTCAACCGCGTTCGGCGCCAGCCATCTCCAGTAGGGGACTTCGCAGTTATTTGATGAGCAACCGCCGACACCGAAGCAGAGATGGGAACAGAAGGCGGCAAACGCAAGATTGA